The following proteins are encoded in a genomic region of Spirosoma sp. SC4-14:
- a CDS encoding VOC family protein gives MEDKKDQTDNATPPIDTTPKVTGIGGIFFFSDNLQATKEWYAKNLGFEINAWGSASFESRDIDRPDEINSLQWSPFKTGDDYFSPSQKDFMINYRVQNIEGLVSKLKENGVTILDNITTYDYGKFVHIMDAEGNKIELWEP, from the coding sequence ATGGAAGACAAAAAAGACCAAACCGACAACGCAACTCCCCCCATCGATACAACACCAAAGGTGACGGGAATTGGTGGCATTTTCTTTTTTTCAGACAATCTGCAGGCAACAAAAGAATGGTATGCTAAAAATTTAGGGTTTGAAATCAATGCTTGGGGTTCGGCAAGTTTTGAATCCAGAGACATTGATAGACCAGACGAGATAAACTCCCTGCAATGGAGCCCTTTTAAAACAGGAGACGATTATTTTTCTCCCTCCCAAAAAGATTTTATGATTAATTACCGGGTTCAGAACATTGAAGGACTTGTAAGTAAACTCAAAGAAAACGGGGTAACCATACTGGACAATATTACAACCTACGACTACGGTAAATTTGTCCATATTATGGACGCCGAGGGCAACAAGATTGAACTATGGGAGCCTTAA
- a CDS encoding MarR family transcriptional regulator, whose amino-acid sequence MDNDAIRSTRKLSQLYAYTSIQMHEAVARKAGLSGTDHKYLGFLIEKGQMTAGELAALTGLTTGAVTGLIDRFEKKNLVKRRFAEDDRRKVLIEPITETIMALLEPLYREFRSKSAQLIGEFPAEERKIIETYFVKAIDLMNETIQRMKE is encoded by the coding sequence ATGGACAATGATGCGATCAGATCCACAAGGAAACTTAGCCAACTTTATGCCTACACATCTATTCAGATGCACGAAGCCGTTGCCCGAAAGGCAGGACTTTCGGGTACTGACCATAAATATCTGGGATTTTTGATCGAAAAAGGGCAGATGACAGCAGGCGAACTTGCCGCGTTAACCGGCTTAACAACCGGTGCTGTTACGGGGTTGATTGACCGGTTTGAAAAAAAAAATCTGGTGAAACGGCGCTTTGCCGAAGACGACCGTCGGAAGGTGCTCATTGAGCCAATCACAGAAACGATAATGGCCCTCTTAGAACCGCTTTATCGGGAATTCCGAAGCAAGTCGGCACAACTTATTGGGGAATTCCCGGCCGAAGAGCGCAAAATTATCGAAACCTACTTCGTGAAAGCAATTGATCTGATGAATGAGACAATTCAAAGAATGAAAGAGTGA
- the ppsA gene encoding phosphoenolpyruvate synthase, protein MNAYTLDFQSITKTDLSLVGGKAANLGELSRIEGIQVPEGFCVTTKAYIDLIEQNEAIHSLLDELAILTLTDQKAICDTSAKIRTAIENIPISEPIVEAIAEYLKKFGDQDAYAVRSSATAEDLPTASFAGQQDTYLNIVGKTAILQHISRCWASLFTERAVIYRIQNHFAHRKVRLAVVVQKMAFPQVAGILFTADPVTGNRKVVSIDASFGLGEALVSGLVNADTYKVRNGEIIEKKVSTKKRAIYALKAGGTTEQTIEPERQNLQTLPDSQLLRLERIGRKIEAHFGQPQDIEWCLTDDTIYIVQSRPITTLYPIPEATDGKNHVYVSVGHQQMMTDAMKPLGISMWQLTAGRPMPTAGGRMFVDVADDLASPVKRNMLINVLGKSDPLIRDAFITILERGDFIRSLPDEQQDPIPDKSNQGPPPVDYQTLADYDPAIVSELIGRSEASIAELKQTIQSKSGTNLIDFIQEATRQLKRGVGDSQSFGVIMTAMNASSWLNEHIETWLGEKAIADILTQSVPNNITSEMGLALLDVADVIRPYPEIVAYLQQRKGNTFLNDLGKFKGGHEVQNAINAFLSKYGMRCAGEIDITRTRWSENPATLIPVILTNIKNFEPGESGRKFERGLQEAMAKKQEILARLKQLPDGEEKARETSRMIDLVRTLAGYREYPKYGIVSRYFIYKQALLNEAERLIQARVIGEKDDIYYLTFEELREVIRTHTLDSELINRRKEEFRHYEKLTPPRVFTSDGEILTGQYNRDNLPAGAIVGLAVSAGVIEGRARVILNMADADLQEGDILVTPFTDPSWTPLFVAIKGLVTEVGGLMTHGAVIAREYGLPAVVGVDKATRLIRDGQRIRVHGTEGYIEIL, encoded by the coding sequence ATGAATGCATACACACTTGATTTTCAATCTATAACCAAAACAGACCTAAGCCTTGTTGGCGGGAAAGCCGCGAACCTTGGTGAGTTATCCCGGATTGAGGGCATACAAGTGCCCGAAGGCTTTTGTGTAACAACGAAAGCCTATATCGACCTAATTGAGCAGAACGAAGCCATTCATTCACTACTCGATGAGTTGGCCATTCTGACACTAACTGATCAGAAAGCAATATGTGACACCAGCGCCAAAATCCGTACCGCTATCGAAAACATACCCATTTCTGAGCCCATAGTCGAAGCGATTGCGGAGTATCTCAAAAAGTTTGGCGACCAGGATGCCTACGCTGTTCGATCAAGTGCTACGGCCGAAGATTTGCCTACTGCTTCCTTTGCCGGTCAGCAGGATACGTATTTGAACATCGTCGGAAAAACTGCCATCCTACAGCACATTAGCCGGTGCTGGGCATCGCTGTTTACCGAGCGGGCTGTAATCTACCGCATCCAAAACCACTTTGCCCACCGCAAAGTCCGGCTGGCGGTGGTGGTGCAAAAAATGGCATTTCCGCAGGTAGCAGGTATACTGTTTACCGCCGATCCCGTCACAGGAAACCGGAAGGTGGTATCCATCGACGCCAGTTTCGGTCTTGGCGAAGCGTTGGTCTCCGGTTTGGTCAATGCGGATACGTACAAAGTGCGTAATGGCGAAATTATCGAAAAAAAGGTCTCTACCAAGAAACGGGCTATTTACGCCCTTAAAGCGGGCGGCACAACCGAACAGACAATTGAGCCAGAACGGCAAAATCTTCAGACGCTGCCAGATAGCCAGCTTTTGCGGTTGGAACGCATCGGGCGAAAAATCGAAGCGCATTTCGGTCAGCCTCAGGACATTGAATGGTGTCTGACAGACGACACAATTTATATCGTCCAGAGTCGGCCAATCACAACACTATATCCCATTCCTGAAGCAACTGACGGTAAAAATCATGTCTATGTATCGGTTGGTCACCAGCAAATGATGACCGATGCGATGAAGCCCTTGGGCATATCGATGTGGCAGTTAACGGCGGGTCGACCGATGCCTACAGCGGGCGGACGGATGTTTGTGGATGTTGCCGATGATCTGGCATCACCGGTTAAACGAAACATGCTTATCAATGTTCTGGGCAAATCGGACCCGCTCATCAGAGACGCATTCATAACGATTCTGGAGCGTGGCGATTTTATCAGATCGTTACCCGATGAGCAACAGGACCCGATTCCCGATAAAAGCAATCAGGGTCCACCGCCCGTCGATTATCAAACCCTGGCGGATTACGATCCGGCTATTGTTTCGGAATTGATCGGGCGGAGTGAAGCATCAATAGCCGAGTTAAAACAGACTATTCAATCGAAATCAGGCACAAACCTGATTGATTTTATTCAGGAAGCTACCCGGCAATTAAAAAGAGGGGTTGGTGATTCGCAAAGTTTTGGCGTAATCATGACGGCCATGAATGCATCCTCCTGGCTCAACGAACATATAGAGACGTGGCTGGGCGAAAAGGCGATAGCCGATATACTTACGCAATCGGTACCCAACAACATTACGTCGGAAATGGGGCTGGCACTGCTGGATGTGGCCGATGTGATTCGTCCTTATCCCGAAATAGTCGCGTATTTACAACAACGTAAAGGCAATACCTTTCTGAATGATCTGGGCAAGTTTAAGGGAGGCCATGAAGTTCAGAACGCTATCAATGCTTTTCTGAGCAAATATGGAATGCGCTGTGCGGGAGAAATCGACATTACGCGAACCCGCTGGAGCGAAAACCCAGCTACGCTTATACCCGTAATTCTCACCAACATTAAAAATTTCGAACCCGGCGAAAGCGGTCGAAAATTTGAGCGGGGTTTACAGGAAGCAATGGCCAAAAAGCAGGAGATTTTAGCCCGGCTGAAGCAACTGCCCGATGGAGAAGAAAAAGCCAGAGAGACTAGTCGAATGATCGATCTGGTTCGTACTCTGGCCGGGTATCGCGAATACCCAAAATATGGCATCGTCAGTCGCTACTTCATATACAAGCAGGCATTACTGAACGAAGCCGAACGGCTTATACAGGCCAGAGTTATTGGCGAAAAAGACGATATTTATTACCTGACGTTCGAGGAACTGCGCGAAGTCATACGCACTCATACACTGGATTCTGAACTGATCAATCGTCGGAAAGAGGAGTTCAGGCATTATGAAAAACTAACTCCACCACGGGTGTTCACATCGGATGGCGAAATTCTTACCGGGCAGTACAACCGTGACAATCTCCCGGCTGGTGCTATTGTCGGTCTGGCCGTTTCGGCGGGTGTTATTGAAGGACGGGCGCGGGTTATTCTGAATATGGCAGATGCCGACCTGCAAGAAGGTGATATACTGGTCACCCCCTTTACAGACCCGAGCTGGACACCTTTATTTGTAGCCATAAAAGGGCTGGTCACCGAAGTTGGTGGCCTGATGACGCATGGAGCCGTTATTGCCCGTGAATATGGCTTACCTGCGGTAGTTGGCGTAGACAAAGCAACCAGGCTTATCAGAGACGGGCAACGAATCCGTGTGCATGGCACCGAAGGGTATATAGAAATCCTATAA
- a CDS encoding NCS2 family permease produces MAENDTFPASRRTEVLAGVSTFLATMYIIVVNPSILSQAGLPFSGVLTATVLLSFFCSLMMGLYARNPIVVAPGMGLNAFFTFTAVKGMGLTPEIALGAVFWAGVLFLLLSVLNVRSAIVRIIPLPIRYAVSAGIGLFITLIGFENAKFIIANPATLVSVAHLSDPIVLTFVFGLLLTSILVVKDVPGAIIIGIVLTTLAAWPIGRYWGDASAVNFGQKTLVNIQGFWAAPDFSLIGKLDLANSLSWSLWPVIFAFAFTDLFDSLSTFVGVAEAGGLQGADGQPRNLNRSLLTDAVSTTLAGVLGTSPGTAYIESAVGIAQGGRTGLTAIVAGSCFLPFLFLSPLLSVIPAIATAPALVLVGAFMMKPVTRIAWGQLDDALPAFLALVLIPFSYSITQGLIWGFLSWTVIKLAVGKSREVPLGLWVVDVFCVLALTTGH; encoded by the coding sequence ATGGCTGAAAACGATACGTTTCCTGCTTCCCGCCGTACCGAAGTTCTTGCCGGCGTGTCCACCTTTCTGGCAACGATGTATATTATCGTCGTGAATCCGTCTATTTTGAGTCAGGCGGGGTTGCCGTTTAGTGGTGTTCTGACGGCTACAGTCCTGCTTTCTTTTTTCTGTAGTCTGATGATGGGGCTCTATGCCCGGAATCCGATAGTGGTAGCCCCCGGAATGGGCCTGAACGCATTCTTTACTTTTACGGCGGTTAAAGGCATGGGGTTAACGCCCGAAATTGCGCTGGGAGCTGTGTTCTGGGCGGGTGTTCTGTTCTTGTTGCTATCTGTTCTGAACGTTCGATCGGCCATTGTGCGGATTATTCCGCTACCGATCCGGTATGCAGTTTCGGCAGGCATCGGATTGTTTATTACCCTGATTGGCTTCGAAAATGCCAAATTCATCATTGCTAATCCGGCCACATTAGTTAGTGTCGCTCATCTGAGCGACCCAATTGTGCTGACATTTGTATTTGGGTTATTGCTAACCAGCATACTGGTTGTGAAAGATGTGCCAGGGGCTATTATTATTGGCATAGTTCTGACTACCCTGGCTGCCTGGCCCATTGGCCGATATTGGGGTGATGCATCGGCCGTTAATTTCGGGCAGAAAACGCTGGTGAACATTCAGGGGTTTTGGGCCGCTCCAGATTTTTCGCTGATCGGTAAACTGGATCTGGCGAACTCCCTGTCGTGGTCGTTGTGGCCAGTTATTTTCGCGTTTGCCTTCACCGATCTGTTCGATAGCCTATCGACGTTTGTCGGCGTTGCCGAAGCGGGTGGGTTGCAGGGGGCCGATGGGCAACCCCGCAACCTGAACCGTTCGTTGCTGACCGATGCTGTATCGACTACGCTGGCGGGAGTGCTGGGAACCAGCCCCGGAACGGCCTATATCGAATCGGCCGTCGGTATAGCGCAGGGCGGGCGAACGGGCTTAACCGCTATCGTAGCAGGCAGTTGTTTTCTGCCGTTTCTGTTTTTATCGCCGTTGCTATCGGTTATTCCGGCTATTGCAACGGCTCCGGCGCTGGTTTTGGTAGGTGCCTTTATGATGAAGCCCGTTACACGCATTGCCTGGGGCCAGCTCGATGATGCCTTGCCTGCGTTTTTGGCGCTGGTTCTGATTCCGTTCAGTTACTCGATCACACAGGGTCTGATTTGGGGATTTTTGTCGTGGACGGTCATTAAACTTGCCGTTGGCAAGAGCCGCGAAGTTCCGTTAGGACTGTGGGTGGTCGATGTGTTTTGTGTGTTGGCTCTAACGACTGGGCATTGA
- a CDS encoding glucosamine-6-phosphate deaminase, translating to MNLKKFADHNTLSQFTAEYIAKKINQKPDSLLCLASGDTPIETYHRFVALVQAGKVDISQCTFVGLDEWVGFGPDDAGSCSYYVYRDLFNPLHLRPDQIHVFDAKADDLATECKRIDAVIRSKGGLDLLLVGMGMNGHIALNEPGTPFNLGCHVVELAESTKTVGQKYFTSQTELTKGITIGLRHLAEARDVILLVSGEKKASILRQALTGPITEEVPASIIQTRPNAHVWVDAAAGSLVS from the coding sequence ATGAATCTTAAAAAATTTGCTGATCATAATACACTTTCTCAGTTTACTGCCGAATACATTGCCAAAAAGATTAATCAAAAGCCCGATTCGCTCCTTTGTCTGGCATCGGGCGATACCCCGATCGAAACCTATCACCGGTTCGTAGCACTGGTGCAGGCTGGTAAGGTCGACATTAGCCAATGTACGTTTGTTGGCCTGGACGAGTGGGTTGGTTTTGGTCCCGACGATGCCGGTAGCTGTTCGTATTACGTCTACCGCGACTTATTTAATCCTTTGCATCTACGCCCGGACCAAATTCATGTTTTTGATGCCAAAGCCGACGACCTAGCCACTGAATGTAAACGAATCGATGCGGTTATTCGCTCGAAAGGCGGATTAGATCTCCTGCTGGTGGGTATGGGCATGAACGGCCATATTGCCCTCAATGAGCCGGGTACGCCGTTTAACCTGGGTTGCCATGTGGTCGAATTGGCTGAGAGTACAAAGACGGTTGGGCAAAAATATTTTACGTCGCAAACCGAACTGACCAAAGGCATTACGATCGGATTGCGCCATCTGGCCGAAGCACGGGATGTGATTCTGCTGGTGAGTGGTGAGAAAAAAGCGTCGATACTCCGTCAGGCGCTCACCGGGCCTATTACCGAAGAGGTTCCGGCCAGCATTATTCAAACCCGGCCCAATGCCCACGTATGGGTCGATGCAGCCGCTGGTAGCCTGGTTTCCTGA
- a CDS encoding alkaline phosphatase D family protein, translated as MYNIRCVLLLWLFVNPLLLVAQSAKTPVAASPLQSGPMVGYSDMREVMLWAQTNRPARVQISYHEAGKATPAYLTNEVQTNQKAAFTAHLLANQVEPGKKYEYDLLIEGRKVSLPYPTQFQTQNLWQWRTDPPAFHFAVGSCTYVNEEGTDRPGKPYGGGYEIFTTLAAQKPDFMIWTGDNTYTREVDWNSRTGVLKRYTHTRSLPEMQPLLASAHNYAIWDDHDYGPDDSDRSYWLKSVTLDAFKLFWANPNYIFPEGCTGTFFWNDCQFFLLDDRTFRAPDKMADGPGKAYFGDKQLQWLLDALTFSKASFKFIVTGGQIVNPAKIFENYAVYGTEREKLFKAITDAKIPGVLFITGDRHHSILHKLDRSGTYPLYDLTISPLTSSPAPALAEEVKQASYVDGTLVNDRNFGILSVSGPLKDRLLNIKVYDQKGAERWSRDIRASELQ; from the coding sequence ATGTACAATATTCGCTGCGTACTCTTGTTATGGCTGTTTGTCAATCCGTTGCTATTGGTTGCTCAATCGGCCAAAACCCCTGTTGCTGCCAGCCCGCTTCAGTCGGGGCCAATGGTAGGCTATTCCGACATGCGGGAGGTGATGCTCTGGGCGCAAACCAACCGGCCTGCCAGGGTGCAGATTAGCTATCATGAAGCCGGAAAAGCAACCCCTGCTTATCTGACCAACGAAGTTCAAACCAATCAGAAAGCGGCTTTTACAGCCCACCTGCTCGCCAATCAGGTGGAACCCGGAAAAAAATACGAGTACGATCTGTTGATCGAGGGCAGAAAGGTGAGCCTGCCTTACCCGACCCAGTTTCAAACCCAAAACCTGTGGCAGTGGCGGACCGACCCCCCGGCTTTTCATTTCGCCGTCGGAAGCTGCACCTACGTCAACGAGGAGGGCACTGACCGGCCCGGTAAACCCTATGGAGGTGGCTACGAAATCTTTACGACGCTGGCTGCTCAGAAACCCGATTTTATGATCTGGACCGGCGACAATACGTATACTCGCGAAGTGGACTGGAACAGCCGCACGGGCGTGTTGAAGCGTTATACGCATACGCGGTCACTACCCGAAATGCAGCCGTTGCTGGCGTCGGCTCATAATTACGCTATCTGGGACGATCATGACTATGGTCCTGATGATTCAGATCGGTCATATTGGCTGAAATCGGTTACGCTGGATGCCTTTAAACTCTTTTGGGCAAATCCGAACTACATTTTTCCTGAAGGGTGTACGGGCACTTTCTTTTGGAACGACTGCCAGTTTTTTCTGCTTGACGATCGCACTTTTCGCGCACCGGATAAAATGGCCGATGGCCCTGGCAAAGCTTATTTCGGTGATAAGCAACTACAATGGTTGCTGGATGCGCTTACATTCAGTAAAGCTTCGTTCAAGTTTATCGTCACGGGAGGGCAGATCGTTAACCCGGCGAAAATCTTTGAAAACTATGCCGTCTACGGCACCGAACGCGAGAAACTGTTTAAAGCTATTACCGATGCGAAGATTCCGGGGGTATTGTTTATTACCGGCGACCGGCACCACTCCATTTTGCACAAGCTCGACCGGTCGGGTACTTATCCGCTCTATGACCTGACGATTTCTCCGCTGACCTCCTCGCCCGCTCCCGCGCTGGCCGAGGAGGTAAAACAGGCGAGTTATGTAGACGGAACACTGGTAAACGATCGTAATTTTGGCATTCTAAGCGTGAGCGGACCACTGAAAGACCGGCTGCTGAACATAAAAGTCTACGATCAGAAAGGTGCCGAACGCTGGAGCCGCGACATACGGGCCAGCGAATTGCAATGA
- the lysA gene encoding diaminopimelate decarboxylase, whose product MHVKDRNYQIQGVDVLAIADQFGLPLYVYDADKIIEKIGLLRSSFAGVNLKIKYAAKALTNVSILKLMRQQGVEMDSVSVNEARMGLLAGFDPGQIMFTPSGVSFDEIREAVEMGLQLNVDSLSLLEWVGRTYGSSVPVSIRINPHIAEGGNIKISTGHADSKFGISILQRPEIRAMVERYQLLVAGLHIHTGSDFKNANAFLRGAEVLFDLASDYPDLKFIDFGSGFKVAYKAGDHITDVVDLGRKVSETFKSFCQQYGRELELWFEPGKFLVSESGHLLVRTNIVKENPSRTFVAVDSGLNHLIRPMMYDAYHDIKNVSNPLGDEKTYTVVGYICETDTFATDRDLPEVRPGDVLSLENAGAYGFSMASNYNARLRPAEVLVYEGTPYLIRQRETFEDLLRGQVDVPVLNSEIIEQQV is encoded by the coding sequence ATGCACGTAAAAGACCGCAACTATCAGATTCAGGGTGTCGATGTACTGGCGATTGCCGACCAATTCGGATTACCATTGTACGTATACGACGCAGACAAAATTATCGAAAAAATTGGCTTGCTCCGGTCATCTTTTGCCGGGGTCAACCTAAAGATAAAGTATGCGGCCAAAGCTCTGACAAATGTATCGATTCTAAAATTGATGCGTCAGCAGGGTGTTGAAATGGATTCGGTTTCGGTCAACGAAGCGCGCATGGGCCTGCTGGCCGGTTTCGATCCTGGTCAGATTATGTTTACGCCCAGTGGTGTGTCGTTCGATGAGATTCGGGAGGCCGTTGAAATGGGGCTGCAACTCAATGTCGACAGCCTGTCGTTGCTCGAATGGGTTGGTCGTACCTATGGCTCGTCGGTTCCGGTCAGCATTCGGATCAACCCGCACATTGCCGAAGGCGGAAACATTAAAATTTCGACTGGCCACGCCGATTCGAAGTTTGGCATTTCGATTCTCCAGCGCCCCGAAATCAGGGCAATGGTAGAGCGGTACCAGCTTCTGGTGGCAGGTCTGCACATCCATACGGGTTCAGATTTCAAGAATGCCAATGCGTTTTTGCGCGGTGCTGAAGTGTTATTCGATCTGGCCAGCGACTATCCAGACCTAAAATTTATTGATTTCGGGAGCGGTTTCAAAGTGGCGTATAAAGCGGGCGATCATATTACCGATGTTGTTGACCTGGGCCGAAAAGTATCCGAAACGTTCAAAAGTTTTTGTCAGCAATATGGGCGGGAACTGGAACTCTGGTTCGAACCGGGCAAGTTTCTGGTCAGCGAAAGCGGTCATCTGCTGGTTCGTACGAATATTGTTAAAGAAAACCCGTCGCGTACGTTCGTAGCAGTAGACTCAGGGCTGAACCACCTTATTCGGCCAATGATGTATGATGCCTACCACGACATTAAAAACGTGTCGAATCCACTGGGCGACGAGAAAACGTATACGGTGGTGGGCTATATCTGCGAAACCGATACGTTTGCGACCGATCGCGATCTGCCGGAAGTACGTCCGGGCGACGTATTATCGCTCGAAAATGCCGGTGCTTATGGCTTCAGCATGGCTTCGAACTATAATGCCCGGCTGCGACCTGCCGAAGTACTCGTCTATGAAGGCACTCCCTACCTGATCCGCCAGCGTGAAACCTTCGAAGACCTGCTGCGGGGTCAGGTCGATGTTCCAGTATTGAATTCGGAAATAATTGAGCAACAAGTATAG
- a CDS encoding YebC/PmpR family DNA-binding transcriptional regulator has product MGRAFEYRKARKMKRWGQMAKTFTRIGKDIVIAVKNGGPDPDTNGRLRAIIQNAKAANMPKENVDRAIKKASSKEQEDYKEIVYEAYAPHGIALVIETATDNHNRTVANIRSYLNKLGGSLGTQGMLDFLFDRKSVFRIPAEGIDQEELELELIDVGGDEVELDEETDQFVIYGEFTAFGAIQKFLEEKGYDIKQAEFERIPNDYKELTDEEVADVEKLIERIEEDDDVQTVYHNMK; this is encoded by the coding sequence ATGGGAAGAGCGTTTGAATACCGGAAAGCGCGGAAAATGAAACGGTGGGGGCAAATGGCCAAGACCTTCACCCGGATAGGAAAAGATATTGTTATTGCCGTTAAAAACGGTGGGCCTGATCCTGATACAAACGGTCGTCTGCGGGCTATTATCCAGAACGCCAAAGCGGCAAACATGCCGAAAGAGAACGTAGATCGGGCCATTAAAAAAGCCTCGTCGAAAGAGCAGGAGGACTATAAAGAAATCGTCTACGAAGCATACGCTCCGCATGGCATAGCCCTTGTTATCGAAACAGCAACCGATAACCACAACCGAACAGTAGCCAACATTCGAAGCTATCTGAACAAGCTTGGTGGTAGTCTGGGTACACAAGGTATGCTCGACTTCCTGTTCGATCGCAAATCGGTGTTTCGTATTCCGGCCGAGGGCATCGATCAGGAAGAGCTGGAACTGGAACTGATCGATGTGGGTGGTGATGAGGTCGAACTCGATGAAGAAACCGATCAATTTGTTATCTATGGCGAGTTCACGGCATTTGGTGCTATCCAGAAGTTTCTGGAAGAGAAAGGCTACGATATTAAACAGGCCGAGTTTGAACGTATTCCTAATGATTATAAGGAACTAACTGACGAAGAAGTTGCTGATGTTGAAAAACTCATCGAACGCATCGAAGAAGACGACGATGTGCAAACGGTGTATCATAACATGAAGTAA